The following are encoded in a window of Lynx canadensis isolate LIC74 chromosome B1, mLynCan4.pri.v2, whole genome shotgun sequence genomic DNA:
- the ZFP42 gene encoding zinc finger protein 42 homolog — MDQQLKKKVKTCGWKGLGRRAFSGDKPKPSKPRPAQQEPFDMPWALEDEGVFFESSHLVVGEDSFSDCYIECIIRGEFSEPILEEDSPKSLNYQEEESEQELSQQVLTASSLLGKSLKCVQKGAKQELSQQTGENSQLEYSEYETGKKLSPGGIPSTDVSDPKQFAEFARKKPTKNKDYDAPERIVCPHSGCTKKLKNRASLRRHLLVHAPRDHVCAECGKAFNESAKLKRHFLVHTGERPFRCTFEGCGKRFSLDYNLRTHVRIHTGEKRFVCPFESCHKRFVQSNNLKVHMLTHAKTNKNP, encoded by the coding sequence ATGGACCAGCAACTGAAGAAAAAGGTAAAGACTTGTGGCTGGAAAGGCTTGGGTAGAAGAGCCTTCAGTGGGGATAAACCAAAGCCATCCAAGCCACGGCCAGCCCAACAAGAACCTTTTGACATGCCATGGGCCTTAGAAGATGAAGGTGTATTCTTTGAAAGTAGCCACCTAGTTGTTGGAGAAGATTCCTTCTCTGATTGTTACATAGAATGCATAATAAGAGGTGAGTTTTCTGAACCCATCCTGGAAGAAGACTCACCGAAGTCCCTTAACTACCAGGAAGAAGAATCAGAACAAGAGCTTTCTCAACAGGTTCTTACTGCAAGCTCGCTTCTGGGGAAATCCTTGAAATGTGTGCAAAAAGGGGCAAAACAAGAACTTTCTCAGCAGACTGGAGAGAATTCACAGCTTGAATATTCAGAGTATGAGACAGGCAAGAAGCTTTCTCCTGGAGGAATACCCAGCACTGATGTATCAGATCCTAAACAGTTTGCAGAATTTGCTAGAAAGAAGCCCACAAAAAATAAGGATTATGATGCTCCAGAAAGAATTGTTTGTCCTCACAGTGGATGcacaaaaaagttaaagaatagaGCTTCCCTGAGAAGGCATCTCCTCGTTCATGCTCCCCGAGATCATGTATGTGCAGAATGTGGGAAAGCATTCAATGAGAGTGCAAaactaaaaagacattttctggTTCATACTGGAGAGAGGCCATTTCGGTGTACTTTTGAAGGGTGCGGAAAACGTTTTTCCCTGGACTATAATTTGCGTACCCACGTACGTATCCATACTGGGGAGAAACGTTTTGTGTGTCCCTTTGAAAGCTGTCATAAGAGGTTTGTCCAGTCAAATAACCTGAAAGTTCATATGTTAACTCATGCAAAGACCAACAAAAATCCGTGa